Proteins co-encoded in one Labeo rohita strain BAU-BD-2019 unplaced genomic scaffold, IGBB_LRoh.1.0 scaffold_142, whole genome shotgun sequence genomic window:
- the LOC127158253 gene encoding NACHT, LRR and PYD domains-containing protein 12 isoform X4 has translation MSLCEEKEEEDTASKMSFSESSCNQPIKNLPSIFSDAVETSDPSREEIQELIRSVPSSSSHYQSYIRQEKTESVLEKQTLETRDLKRVKDQHKTSMKNNYSRLFEGIKLQENQTLLNSIYTQLHIIEEESIGVNEEHEVLQMEKTARTKHSQDTPIYCNDIFKSSPEPGCEEKDQIKTVLTKGIAGIGKTVSVQKFILDWAEGKDNQDVDFMFVLPFRELNLIRDHQYSLHRLLLDFHPELQDLDSKIYEECKVVFIFDGLDESRITLMFSDDQKVCDVTETSSVSVLMSNLMKGELLPSALIWITSRPAAANQIPSKYINRLTKIQGFNDNQKEEYFRKRISDQHQASRIISHIRRARSLHIMCHIPVFCWISSTVLQKLLKEDLSAEIPQTLTEMYIHFLLIQINMRNQKYEERDPEKLLQSNREVTVKLAEVAFKQLMKGNIMFYKKDLIESGIDVTDASVYSGICTEIFKEESVIHQRKVYSFIHLSVQEFLAAFYVFYYYNRQTSVTSRFFDLIYSLLESAVDQVLESNNGHLDLFLRFLLGISLESNQRLLQDLLTHTENSSESIRRTTQYIKDKIKDGHGLSTERSINLFLCLLEVKDQSLSREIQEFVKSHKHSQKKLSPAHCSTIAYMLQMSEEVLDELDLKKYNTSDEGRRRLIPAVVNCRKALFADCNLTGEHYEIVSSALQSSNSVLRELDLTNNDLHDSGVKLLCDGLKNSNCQLEILRLSGCMVTEEGCGYLSSALSSNPSHLRELDLSYNHPGQSGVQLLKHKLDDPNYKLQILNMDHGGETRISPGLRKFPDRTPDQER, from the exons ATGAGTCTCtgtgaagaaaaagaagaggaaGACACTGCCtccaaaatgagtttttctGAATCAAGCTGCAATCAACCTATAAAGAATCTGCCCTCTATCTTCAGTGATGCAGTAGAGACCTCTGACCCCag cAGGGAGGAAATACAAGAGCTGATCAGATCTGTGCCGTCCTCTAGCTCCCATTATCAGAGTTACATCAGACAGGAAAAAACTGAATCAGTCCTGGAGAAACAAACACTGGAGACTAGAGACCTGAAGAGAGTCAAAGATCAGCACAAAACCAGCATGAAGAACAATTACAGCAGACTATTTGAGGGAATCAAACTCCAAGAGAACCAAACTCTCCTGAACAGCATCTACACACAGCTCCACATCATAGAGGAGGAGAGTATAGGAgtgaatgaagaacatgagGTTTTACAGATGGAGAAAACTGCCAGAACAAAACACTCACAGGACACTCCAATCtactgcaatgacatctttaaatCCTCACCTGAACCAGGATGTGAGGAGAAAGACCAAATCAAGACTGTTCTTACTAAAGGCATCGCTGGAATCGGAAAAACCGTCTCTGTGCAGAAATTCATTCTGGACTGGGCCGAGGGAAAAGACAATCAGGAtgtagatttcatgtttgtgcttccATTTCGAGAGCTGAACTTGATCCGAGATCATCAGTACAGTCTTCACAGACTTCTGCTGGACTTTCATCCTGAACTTCAAGATCTGGACTCAAAGATTTATGAGGAGtgtaaagttgtgttcatctttgatggtctggatgaaagcagaatcacactgatgttttcagatgATCAGAAAGTTTGTGATGTGACTGAGACTTCATCAGTGAGTGTGTTGATGTCAAACCTCATGAAAGGAgagctgcttccctctgctctcatctggatcacctccagaccagcagcagccaatcagatcccctcCAAATACATTAACCGTCTGACAAAAATTCAGGGATTCAATGACAAtcagaaggaggaatatttcaggaagagaatcagtgaccagcatcaagccagcaggatcatctcacacatcagaagagcaagaagcctccacatcatgtgccacatccctgtcttctgctggatctcatccACTGTGCTTCAAAAGCTCCTGAAAGAAGATCTGAGTGCAGAAATTCctcaaactctgactgaaatgtacatccacttcctgctgatTCAGATCAACATGAGGAATCAGAAGTATGAAGAGAGAGATCCAGAGAAACTCCTGCAGTCCAACAGAGAAGTGACTGTGAAACTTGCTGAAGTggctttcaaacagctgatgaaaggCAATATTATGTTCTATAAGAAGGACCTGATTGAGAGCGGCATAGATGTCACTGACgcctcagtgtattctgggatttgcactgagatcttTAAGGAGGAATCTGTGATTCATCAGAGGAAAGTCTATAGCTTCATTCATTTGAGCGTTCAGGAGTTTCTCGCTGCCTTCTATGTGTTTTACTACTACAATAGACAAACATCTGTCACATCCAggttttttgatttaatttatagtttattgGAAAGTGCAGTAGATCAAGTCCTTGAGAGTAACAATGGGCACCTGGATCTATTCCTGAGGTTCCTGCTGGGCATctcactggagtccaatcagagactcttacaggatctactgacacacacagagaacagcTCAGAGAGCATCAGGAGAACCACACAGTACATTAAAGACAAGATCAAAGATGGACATGGACTCTCCACTGAaagatccatcaatctgttcctCTGTCTGCTGGAAGTGAAAGATCAGTCTCTGTCCAGAGAGATTCAGGAGTTTGTGAaatcacacaaacactcacagaAGAAACTCTCTCCTGCTCATTGCTCAACAATCGCCTACATGCTTCAGATGTCAGAGGAAGTTCTAGATGAACTGGACCTCAAGAAATACAACACATCAGATGAGGGGAGAAGAAGACTGATACCAGCTGTGGTCAACTGCAGAAAAGCTCT TTTTGCTGACTGTAATCTCACTGGTGAACATTATGAAATTGTATCATCAGCTCTACAATCCTCAAACTCTGTCTtaagagagctggatctgactAACAATGACCTACatgattcaggagtgaagctgctctGCGATGGACTGAAGAATtcaaactgtcagctggagatactgag gttgtctggctgtatggtgacagaggaaggctgtggttatttgtcttcagctctgagttcaaacccctcacacctgagagagctggatctgagctacaatcacccaggacaaTCAGGAGTCCAGCTGCTCAAACACAAACTGGACGATCCAAACTATAAACTGCAGATACTGAA TATGGACCATGGAGGAGAGACCAGGATTTCACCAGGTCTGCggaaat TTCCTGACAGAACACCGGACCAAGAAAGATGA
- the LOC127158253 gene encoding NACHT, LRR and PYD domains-containing protein 12 isoform X5, which produces MSLCEEKEEEDTASKMSFSESSCNQPIKNLPSIFSDAVETSDPSREEIQELIRSVPSSSSHYQSYIRQEKTESVLEKQTLETRDLKRVKDQHKTSMKNNYSRLFEGIKLQENQTLLNSIYTQLHIIEEESIGVNEEHEVLQMEKTARTKHSQDTPIYCNDIFKSSPEPGCEEKDQIKTVLTKGIAGIGKTVSVQKFILDWAEGKDNQDVDFMFVLPFRELNLIRDHQYSLHRLLLDFHPELQDLDSKIYEECKVVFIFDGLDESRITLMFSDDQKVCDVTETSSVSVLMSNLMKGELLPSALIWITSRPAAANQIPSKYINRLTKIQGFNDNQKEEYFRKRISDQHQASRIISHIRRARSLHIMCHIPVFCWISSTVLQKLLKEDLSAEIPQTLTEMYIHFLLIQINMRNQKYEERDPEKLLQSNREVTVKLAEVAFKQLMKGNIMFYKKDLIESGIDVTDASVYSGICTEIFKEESVIHQRKVYSFIHLSVQEFLAAFYVFYYYNRQTSVTSRFFDLIYSLLESAVDQVLESNNGHLDLFLRFLLGISLESNQRLLQDLLTHTENSSESIRRTTQYIKDKIKDGHGLSTERSINLFLCLLEVKDQSLSREIQEFVKSHKHSQKKLSPAHCSTIAYMLQMSEEVLDELDLKKYNTSDEGRRRLIPAVVNCRKALFADCNLTGEHYEIVSSALQSSNSVLRELDLTNNDLHDSGVKLLCDGLKNSNCQLEILRLSGCMVTEEGCGYLSSALSSNPSHLRELDLSYNHPGQSGVQLLKHKLDDPNYKLQILNMDHGGETRISPGLRKSEATL; this is translated from the exons ATGAGTCTCtgtgaagaaaaagaagaggaaGACACTGCCtccaaaatgagtttttctGAATCAAGCTGCAATCAACCTATAAAGAATCTGCCCTCTATCTTCAGTGATGCAGTAGAGACCTCTGACCCCag cAGGGAGGAAATACAAGAGCTGATCAGATCTGTGCCGTCCTCTAGCTCCCATTATCAGAGTTACATCAGACAGGAAAAAACTGAATCAGTCCTGGAGAAACAAACACTGGAGACTAGAGACCTGAAGAGAGTCAAAGATCAGCACAAAACCAGCATGAAGAACAATTACAGCAGACTATTTGAGGGAATCAAACTCCAAGAGAACCAAACTCTCCTGAACAGCATCTACACACAGCTCCACATCATAGAGGAGGAGAGTATAGGAgtgaatgaagaacatgagGTTTTACAGATGGAGAAAACTGCCAGAACAAAACACTCACAGGACACTCCAATCtactgcaatgacatctttaaatCCTCACCTGAACCAGGATGTGAGGAGAAAGACCAAATCAAGACTGTTCTTACTAAAGGCATCGCTGGAATCGGAAAAACCGTCTCTGTGCAGAAATTCATTCTGGACTGGGCCGAGGGAAAAGACAATCAGGAtgtagatttcatgtttgtgcttccATTTCGAGAGCTGAACTTGATCCGAGATCATCAGTACAGTCTTCACAGACTTCTGCTGGACTTTCATCCTGAACTTCAAGATCTGGACTCAAAGATTTATGAGGAGtgtaaagttgtgttcatctttgatggtctggatgaaagcagaatcacactgatgttttcagatgATCAGAAAGTTTGTGATGTGACTGAGACTTCATCAGTGAGTGTGTTGATGTCAAACCTCATGAAAGGAgagctgcttccctctgctctcatctggatcacctccagaccagcagcagccaatcagatcccctcCAAATACATTAACCGTCTGACAAAAATTCAGGGATTCAATGACAAtcagaaggaggaatatttcaggaagagaatcagtgaccagcatcaagccagcaggatcatctcacacatcagaagagcaagaagcctccacatcatgtgccacatccctgtcttctgctggatctcatccACTGTGCTTCAAAAGCTCCTGAAAGAAGATCTGAGTGCAGAAATTCctcaaactctgactgaaatgtacatccacttcctgctgatTCAGATCAACATGAGGAATCAGAAGTATGAAGAGAGAGATCCAGAGAAACTCCTGCAGTCCAACAGAGAAGTGACTGTGAAACTTGCTGAAGTggctttcaaacagctgatgaaaggCAATATTATGTTCTATAAGAAGGACCTGATTGAGAGCGGCATAGATGTCACTGACgcctcagtgtattctgggatttgcactgagatcttTAAGGAGGAATCTGTGATTCATCAGAGGAAAGTCTATAGCTTCATTCATTTGAGCGTTCAGGAGTTTCTCGCTGCCTTCTATGTGTTTTACTACTACAATAGACAAACATCTGTCACATCCAggttttttgatttaatttatagtttattgGAAAGTGCAGTAGATCAAGTCCTTGAGAGTAACAATGGGCACCTGGATCTATTCCTGAGGTTCCTGCTGGGCATctcactggagtccaatcagagactcttacaggatctactgacacacacagagaacagcTCAGAGAGCATCAGGAGAACCACACAGTACATTAAAGACAAGATCAAAGATGGACATGGACTCTCCACTGAaagatccatcaatctgttcctCTGTCTGCTGGAAGTGAAAGATCAGTCTCTGTCCAGAGAGATTCAGGAGTTTGTGAaatcacacaaacactcacagaAGAAACTCTCTCCTGCTCATTGCTCAACAATCGCCTACATGCTTCAGATGTCAGAGGAAGTTCTAGATGAACTGGACCTCAAGAAATACAACACATCAGATGAGGGGAGAAGAAGACTGATACCAGCTGTGGTCAACTGCAGAAAAGCTCT TTTTGCTGACTGTAATCTCACTGGTGAACATTATGAAATTGTATCATCAGCTCTACAATCCTCAAACTCTGTCTtaagagagctggatctgactAACAATGACCTACatgattcaggagtgaagctgctctGCGATGGACTGAAGAATtcaaactgtcagctggagatactgag gttgtctggctgtatggtgacagaggaaggctgtggttatttgtcttcagctctgagttcaaacccctcacacctgagagagctggatctgagctacaatcacccaggacaaTCAGGAGTCCAGCTGCTCAAACACAAACTGGACGATCCAAACTATAAACTGCAGATACTGAA TATGGACCATGGAGGAGAGACCAGGATTTCACCAGGTCTGCggaaat CTGAAGCAACACTGTAA
- the LOC127158253 gene encoding NACHT, LRR and PYD domains-containing protein 12 isoform X1, with protein sequence MSLCEEKEEEDTASKMSFSESSCNQPIKNLPSIFSDAVETSDPSREEIQELIRSVPSSSSHYQSYIRQEKTESVLEKQTLETRDLKRVKDQHKTSMKNNYSRLFEGIKLQENQTLLNSIYTQLHIIEEESIGVNEEHEVLQMEKTARTKHSQDTPIYCNDIFKSSPEPGCEEKDQIKTVLTKGIAGIGKTVSVQKFILDWAEGKDNQDVDFMFVLPFRELNLIRDHQYSLHRLLLDFHPELQDLDSKIYEECKVVFIFDGLDESRITLMFSDDQKVCDVTETSSVSVLMSNLMKGELLPSALIWITSRPAAANQIPSKYINRLTKIQGFNDNQKEEYFRKRISDQHQASRIISHIRRARSLHIMCHIPVFCWISSTVLQKLLKEDLSAEIPQTLTEMYIHFLLIQINMRNQKYEERDPEKLLQSNREVTVKLAEVAFKQLMKGNIMFYKKDLIESGIDVTDASVYSGICTEIFKEESVIHQRKVYSFIHLSVQEFLAAFYVFYYYNRQTSVTSRFFDLIYSLLESAVDQVLESNNGHLDLFLRFLLGISLESNQRLLQDLLTHTENSSESIRRTTQYIKDKIKDGHGLSTERSINLFLCLLEVKDQSLSREIQEFVKSHKHSQKKLSPAHCSTIAYMLQMSEEVLDELDLKKYNTSDEGRRRLIPAVVNCRKALFADCNLTGEHYEIVSSALQSSNSVLRELDLTNNDLHDSGVKLLCDGLKNSNCQLEILRLSGCMVTEEGCGYLSSALSSNPSHLRELDLSYNHPGQSGVQLLKHKLDDPNYKLQILNMDHGGETRISPGLRKYACDLTLDGNTAHDKLFLSEENRKVTRVEDHQAYPDHPDRFDGFEQVLCKESLTGRCYWEAEWSGRGADISVAYKGIRRKGLSEDCWFGYSEMSWNLYCSSRSYSACHNLKQTDIPSPSSSNRVGVYLDWSAGTLSFFSVSDTHTLTHLHTFNTTFTEPLYAGFKVYPDSPVLLQVNSKSL encoded by the exons ATGAGTCTCtgtgaagaaaaagaagaggaaGACACTGCCtccaaaatgagtttttctGAATCAAGCTGCAATCAACCTATAAAGAATCTGCCCTCTATCTTCAGTGATGCAGTAGAGACCTCTGACCCCag cAGGGAGGAAATACAAGAGCTGATCAGATCTGTGCCGTCCTCTAGCTCCCATTATCAGAGTTACATCAGACAGGAAAAAACTGAATCAGTCCTGGAGAAACAAACACTGGAGACTAGAGACCTGAAGAGAGTCAAAGATCAGCACAAAACCAGCATGAAGAACAATTACAGCAGACTATTTGAGGGAATCAAACTCCAAGAGAACCAAACTCTCCTGAACAGCATCTACACACAGCTCCACATCATAGAGGAGGAGAGTATAGGAgtgaatgaagaacatgagGTTTTACAGATGGAGAAAACTGCCAGAACAAAACACTCACAGGACACTCCAATCtactgcaatgacatctttaaatCCTCACCTGAACCAGGATGTGAGGAGAAAGACCAAATCAAGACTGTTCTTACTAAAGGCATCGCTGGAATCGGAAAAACCGTCTCTGTGCAGAAATTCATTCTGGACTGGGCCGAGGGAAAAGACAATCAGGAtgtagatttcatgtttgtgcttccATTTCGAGAGCTGAACTTGATCCGAGATCATCAGTACAGTCTTCACAGACTTCTGCTGGACTTTCATCCTGAACTTCAAGATCTGGACTCAAAGATTTATGAGGAGtgtaaagttgtgttcatctttgatggtctggatgaaagcagaatcacactgatgttttcagatgATCAGAAAGTTTGTGATGTGACTGAGACTTCATCAGTGAGTGTGTTGATGTCAAACCTCATGAAAGGAgagctgcttccctctgctctcatctggatcacctccagaccagcagcagccaatcagatcccctcCAAATACATTAACCGTCTGACAAAAATTCAGGGATTCAATGACAAtcagaaggaggaatatttcaggaagagaatcagtgaccagcatcaagccagcaggatcatctcacacatcagaagagcaagaagcctccacatcatgtgccacatccctgtcttctgctggatctcatccACTGTGCTTCAAAAGCTCCTGAAAGAAGATCTGAGTGCAGAAATTCctcaaactctgactgaaatgtacatccacttcctgctgatTCAGATCAACATGAGGAATCAGAAGTATGAAGAGAGAGATCCAGAGAAACTCCTGCAGTCCAACAGAGAAGTGACTGTGAAACTTGCTGAAGTggctttcaaacagctgatgaaaggCAATATTATGTTCTATAAGAAGGACCTGATTGAGAGCGGCATAGATGTCACTGACgcctcagtgtattctgggatttgcactgagatcttTAAGGAGGAATCTGTGATTCATCAGAGGAAAGTCTATAGCTTCATTCATTTGAGCGTTCAGGAGTTTCTCGCTGCCTTCTATGTGTTTTACTACTACAATAGACAAACATCTGTCACATCCAggttttttgatttaatttatagtttattgGAAAGTGCAGTAGATCAAGTCCTTGAGAGTAACAATGGGCACCTGGATCTATTCCTGAGGTTCCTGCTGGGCATctcactggagtccaatcagagactcttacaggatctactgacacacacagagaacagcTCAGAGAGCATCAGGAGAACCACACAGTACATTAAAGACAAGATCAAAGATGGACATGGACTCTCCACTGAaagatccatcaatctgttcctCTGTCTGCTGGAAGTGAAAGATCAGTCTCTGTCCAGAGAGATTCAGGAGTTTGTGAaatcacacaaacactcacagaAGAAACTCTCTCCTGCTCATTGCTCAACAATCGCCTACATGCTTCAGATGTCAGAGGAAGTTCTAGATGAACTGGACCTCAAGAAATACAACACATCAGATGAGGGGAGAAGAAGACTGATACCAGCTGTGGTCAACTGCAGAAAAGCTCT TTTTGCTGACTGTAATCTCACTGGTGAACATTATGAAATTGTATCATCAGCTCTACAATCCTCAAACTCTGTCTtaagagagctggatctgactAACAATGACCTACatgattcaggagtgaagctgctctGCGATGGACTGAAGAATtcaaactgtcagctggagatactgag gttgtctggctgtatggtgacagaggaaggctgtggttatttgtcttcagctctgagttcaaacccctcacacctgagagagctggatctgagctacaatcacccaggacaaTCAGGAGTCCAGCTGCTCAAACACAAACTGGACGATCCAAACTATAAACTGCAGATACTGAA TATGGACCATGGAGGAGAGACCAGGATTTCACCAGGTCTGCggaaat atgctTGTGATCTCACACTGGATGGAAACACAGCACATGATAAACTCTTCCTGTCTGAGGAGAACAGGAAGGTGACACGAGTGGAAGATCATCAggcgtatcctgatcatccagacagatttgacgGCTTTGAGCAGGTTCTGTGTAAAGAGAGTCTGACTGGACGCTGTTATTGGGAGGCTGAATGGAGTGGAAGGGGAGCTGATATTTCAGTAGCTTATAAAGGAATCAGGAGGAAAGGGCTGAGTGAAGACTGTTGGTTTGGATACAGTGAAATGTCCTGGAATCTGTATTGCTCTAGCAGAAGTTATTCAGCTTGTCACAATCTAAAGCAAACAGATATACCTTCTCCTTCATCGTCTAATAGAGTAGGAGTGTATCTGGACTGGTCGGCTGGCACTCTGTCCTTCTTCAgtgtctctgacacacacacactcacacacttacacacattcaACACCACATTCACTGAACCCCTCTATGCTGGATTTAAGGTTTATCCAGACTCCCCTGTGTTGTTGCAGGTGAACAGCAAATCCCTATAG
- the LOC127158253 gene encoding NACHT, LRR and PYD domains-containing protein 12 isoform X3: MSLCEEKEEEDTASKMSFSESSCNQPIKNLPSIFSDAVETSDPSREEIQELIRSVPSSSSHYQSYIRQEKTESVLEKQTLETRDLKRVKDQHKTSMKNNYSRLFEGIKLQENQTLLNSIYTQLHIIEEESIGVNEEHEVLQMEKTARTKHSQDTPIYCNDIFKSSPEPGCEEKDQIKTVLTKGIAGIGKTVSVQKFILDWAEGKDNQDVDFMFVLPFRELNLIRDHQYSLHRLLLDFHPELQDLDSKIYEECKVVFIFDGLDESRITLMFSDDQKVCDVTETSSVSVLMSNLMKGELLPSALIWITSRPAAANQIPSKYINRLTKIQGFNDNQKEEYFRKRISDQHQASRIISHIRRARSLHIMCHIPVFCWISSTVLQKLLKEDLSAEIPQTLTEMYIHFLLIQINMRNQKYEERDPEKLLQSNREVTVKLAEVAFKQLMKGNIMFYKKDLIESGIDVTDASVYSGICTEIFKEESVIHQRKVYSFIHLSVQEFLAAFYVFYYYNRQTSVTSRFFDLIYSLLESAVDQVLESNNGHLDLFLRFLLGISLESNQRLLQDLLTHTENSSESIRRTTQYIKDKIKDGHGLSTERSINLFLCLLEVKDQSLSREIQEFVKSHKHSQKKLSPAHCSTIAYMLQMSEEVLDELDLKKYNTSDEGRRRLIPAVVNCRKALFADCNLTGVKLLCDGLKNSNCQLEILRLSGCMVTEEGCGYLSSALSSNPSHLRELDLSYNHPGQSGVQLLKHKLDDPNYKLQILNMDHGGETRISPGLRKYACDLTLDGNTAHDKLFLSEENRKVTRVEDHQAYPDHPDRFDGFEQVLCKESLTGRCYWEAEWSGRGADISVAYKGIRRKGLSEDCWFGYSEMSWNLYCSSRSYSACHNLKQTDIPSPSSSNRVGVYLDWSAGTLSFFSVSDTHTLTHLHTFNTTFTEPLYAGFKVYPDSPVLLQVNSKSL, translated from the exons ATGAGTCTCtgtgaagaaaaagaagaggaaGACACTGCCtccaaaatgagtttttctGAATCAAGCTGCAATCAACCTATAAAGAATCTGCCCTCTATCTTCAGTGATGCAGTAGAGACCTCTGACCCCag cAGGGAGGAAATACAAGAGCTGATCAGATCTGTGCCGTCCTCTAGCTCCCATTATCAGAGTTACATCAGACAGGAAAAAACTGAATCAGTCCTGGAGAAACAAACACTGGAGACTAGAGACCTGAAGAGAGTCAAAGATCAGCACAAAACCAGCATGAAGAACAATTACAGCAGACTATTTGAGGGAATCAAACTCCAAGAGAACCAAACTCTCCTGAACAGCATCTACACACAGCTCCACATCATAGAGGAGGAGAGTATAGGAgtgaatgaagaacatgagGTTTTACAGATGGAGAAAACTGCCAGAACAAAACACTCACAGGACACTCCAATCtactgcaatgacatctttaaatCCTCACCTGAACCAGGATGTGAGGAGAAAGACCAAATCAAGACTGTTCTTACTAAAGGCATCGCTGGAATCGGAAAAACCGTCTCTGTGCAGAAATTCATTCTGGACTGGGCCGAGGGAAAAGACAATCAGGAtgtagatttcatgtttgtgcttccATTTCGAGAGCTGAACTTGATCCGAGATCATCAGTACAGTCTTCACAGACTTCTGCTGGACTTTCATCCTGAACTTCAAGATCTGGACTCAAAGATTTATGAGGAGtgtaaagttgtgttcatctttgatggtctggatgaaagcagaatcacactgatgttttcagatgATCAGAAAGTTTGTGATGTGACTGAGACTTCATCAGTGAGTGTGTTGATGTCAAACCTCATGAAAGGAgagctgcttccctctgctctcatctggatcacctccagaccagcagcagccaatcagatcccctcCAAATACATTAACCGTCTGACAAAAATTCAGGGATTCAATGACAAtcagaaggaggaatatttcaggaagagaatcagtgaccagcatcaagccagcaggatcatctcacacatcagaagagcaagaagcctccacatcatgtgccacatccctgtcttctgctggatctcatccACTGTGCTTCAAAAGCTCCTGAAAGAAGATCTGAGTGCAGAAATTCctcaaactctgactgaaatgtacatccacttcctgctgatTCAGATCAACATGAGGAATCAGAAGTATGAAGAGAGAGATCCAGAGAAACTCCTGCAGTCCAACAGAGAAGTGACTGTGAAACTTGCTGAAGTggctttcaaacagctgatgaaaggCAATATTATGTTCTATAAGAAGGACCTGATTGAGAGCGGCATAGATGTCACTGACgcctcagtgtattctgggatttgcactgagatcttTAAGGAGGAATCTGTGATTCATCAGAGGAAAGTCTATAGCTTCATTCATTTGAGCGTTCAGGAGTTTCTCGCTGCCTTCTATGTGTTTTACTACTACAATAGACAAACATCTGTCACATCCAggttttttgatttaatttatagtttattgGAAAGTGCAGTAGATCAAGTCCTTGAGAGTAACAATGGGCACCTGGATCTATTCCTGAGGTTCCTGCTGGGCATctcactggagtccaatcagagactcttacaggatctactgacacacacagagaacagcTCAGAGAGCATCAGGAGAACCACACAGTACATTAAAGACAAGATCAAAGATGGACATGGACTCTCCACTGAaagatccatcaatctgttcctCTGTCTGCTGGAAGTGAAAGATCAGTCTCTGTCCAGAGAGATTCAGGAGTTTGTGAaatcacacaaacactcacagaAGAAACTCTCTCCTGCTCATTGCTCAACAATCGCCTACATGCTTCAGATGTCAGAGGAAGTTCTAGATGAACTGGACCTCAAGAAATACAACACATCAGATGAGGGGAGAAGAAGACTGATACCAGCTGTGGTCAACTGCAGAAAAGCTCT TTTTGCTGACTGTAATCTCACTG gagtgaagctgctctGCGATGGACTGAAGAATtcaaactgtcagctggagatactgag gttgtctggctgtatggtgacagaggaaggctgtggttatttgtcttcagctctgagttcaaacccctcacacctgagagagctggatctgagctacaatcacccaggacaaTCAGGAGTCCAGCTGCTCAAACACAAACTGGACGATCCAAACTATAAACTGCAGATACTGAA TATGGACCATGGAGGAGAGACCAGGATTTCACCAGGTCTGCggaaat atgctTGTGATCTCACACTGGATGGAAACACAGCACATGATAAACTCTTCCTGTCTGAGGAGAACAGGAAGGTGACACGAGTGGAAGATCATCAggcgtatcctgatcatccagacagatttgacgGCTTTGAGCAGGTTCTGTGTAAAGAGAGTCTGACTGGACGCTGTTATTGGGAGGCTGAATGGAGTGGAAGGGGAGCTGATATTTCAGTAGCTTATAAAGGAATCAGGAGGAAAGGGCTGAGTGAAGACTGTTGGTTTGGATACAGTGAAATGTCCTGGAATCTGTATTGCTCTAGCAGAAGTTATTCAGCTTGTCACAATCTAAAGCAAACAGATATACCTTCTCCTTCATCGTCTAATAGAGTAGGAGTGTATCTGGACTGGTCGGCTGGCACTCTGTCCTTCTTCAgtgtctctgacacacacacactcacacacttacacacattcaACACCACATTCACTGAACCCCTCTATGCTGGATTTAAGGTTTATCCAGACTCCCCTGTGTTGTTGCAGGTGAACAGCAAATCCCTATAG